Proteins encoded in a region of the Pseudomonas viciae genome:
- a CDS encoding LysR family transcriptional regulator gives MDRFQEMQVFMAVAEEEGFAAAARRLHISPPSVTRAVAAMEERIGTQLLSRTTRNVHLTEAGQRYLEDCRRILGELEEAEEAAAGSYLIPCGYLTVTAPVLFGELYVAPLLTDYLDQFPSVHLNALLVDRVVNMADEGIDVAIRIGHLHDNAQHAIKVGEVRQVICAAPEYFERHARPRHPAELSTAKIVMSSASHLLSDWQFMDGAKPLSLRFDPRLVVTANQAAINIACLGWGITRVLSYQVARHVADGSLEVVLEDFELPALPIHVVYQKSNRVPAKVRTFVDFLADRLGADVTLKSLGKGVG, from the coding sequence ATGGATCGCTTTCAGGAAATGCAGGTTTTTATGGCGGTTGCCGAGGAAGAGGGGTTTGCCGCGGCAGCCCGTCGCTTGCATATTTCCCCTCCGAGTGTGACGCGAGCCGTCGCTGCAATGGAAGAAAGGATCGGCACCCAGCTGTTATCCAGGACCACCCGCAATGTGCACCTGACCGAAGCGGGGCAACGCTACCTGGAAGATTGCCGGCGGATTCTCGGCGAGCTCGAAGAAGCGGAGGAGGCCGCCGCCGGCAGCTACCTGATACCGTGCGGATACCTGACCGTCACGGCACCGGTCCTGTTTGGCGAACTGTACGTGGCGCCACTGCTGACGGATTACCTTGATCAATTTCCTTCGGTGCATCTCAACGCATTATTGGTCGATCGAGTGGTGAACATGGCTGACGAAGGGATCGATGTGGCGATACGCATTGGTCATTTGCACGATAACGCTCAGCACGCCATCAAGGTCGGCGAAGTACGTCAGGTGATATGCGCCGCGCCCGAATATTTCGAGCGGCACGCAAGGCCACGGCACCCGGCAGAGTTGAGCACAGCCAAGATCGTGATGTCTTCGGCCAGTCACTTGCTGAGCGATTGGCAATTCATGGATGGCGCCAAGCCATTGAGTTTACGGTTTGATCCGCGCCTGGTGGTTACCGCCAATCAGGCCGCGATCAATATTGCGTGCCTGGGCTGGGGAATCACGCGGGTATTGTCCTATCAGGTGGCCAGGCACGTCGCTGACGGATCGCTGGAAGTGGTGCTCGAAGATTTTGAGCTGCCGGCGCTGCCGATTCATGTGGTGTATCAGAAGAGCAATCGGGTGCCTGCCAAGGTGCGTACCTTCGTCGACTTTCTCGCTGATCGGCTCGGGGCCGACGTGACGCTCAAATCGCTCGGCAAGGGCGTTGGCTGA
- a CDS encoding PAS domain S-box protein — protein sequence MSNVEELARETFTLSEYDSLVSIGTSALEAIPGAVYLCDRQGWLVRYNSEAAELWGRTPALGENGDRFCGSHRLYLTDGTPLAFEHCPTALALDGGVATRNQEVLIQRPDGSRFVALMNIRALKDREGAIQGAINCFQDVSAHHAMAEELRCKSAELEDFFENSAVGLHIVSGDGIILRANKAELALLGYSAQEYMGRHITEFHVDAPVIGDILNKLGSGDCLESYPARLRAKDGSIKHVAITSNGRFEEGKLFNTRCFTIDVSIAQRMESQFRESERHMRNLLEALPAAVYTTDAEGRITFYNRAAVELSGRTPQLGEMWCVTWKLFNTDETPLPHDECPMAVALKENRPIRGVEAIAERPDGTRVPFVPYPTPLHDGDGNLVGAINMLVDITERKQAENRHKTLIDELNHRVKNTLATVQSLAAQTARNAEDAKDGYYRFEARLLALSRAHDLLTRRHWGHTPLDSLAQEVLMPVFGHEPSRINVQGASVDVSTRVALNLTMTLNELAINALKYGAMSVETGTLSVTWKVQPQPDGALLTLDWREHGGPAVSPPKREGLGSRLMKRCIERDLGGKFELNFVPQGIFCRFSFLIGASGA from the coding sequence ATGTCGAATGTTGAAGAGCTTGCCAGGGAAACGTTTACCCTGAGCGAGTACGACAGTTTGGTTTCCATAGGAACAAGCGCGCTCGAGGCCATTCCGGGTGCAGTGTATCTCTGTGATCGCCAAGGCTGGCTCGTCCGGTACAACAGCGAGGCCGCCGAACTGTGGGGGAGAACCCCGGCATTGGGGGAGAACGGTGATCGTTTCTGTGGCTCGCATCGACTTTATTTGACAGACGGCACACCGTTGGCTTTTGAACATTGCCCGACGGCGTTGGCACTTGATGGGGGCGTTGCGACGCGCAATCAGGAAGTCCTCATCCAGCGCCCGGATGGCTCGCGGTTCGTGGCTCTGATGAACATCCGCGCACTTAAAGATCGAGAGGGGGCGATCCAAGGCGCGATCAATTGCTTTCAAGACGTCTCGGCGCACCATGCCATGGCCGAAGAGCTTCGGTGCAAGAGTGCCGAGCTTGAGGACTTTTTCGAAAACAGCGCAGTGGGCCTTCACATCGTCAGTGGTGACGGAATCATCCTGCGTGCCAACAAGGCTGAGTTGGCGCTGCTGGGTTATTCGGCGCAAGAGTACATGGGGCGCCACATTACGGAGTTTCATGTAGATGCGCCGGTTATTGGTGATATCCTCAATAAACTCGGCAGCGGCGACTGTCTGGAAAGTTATCCGGCGCGCCTAAGGGCCAAAGACGGTTCGATCAAGCATGTTGCGATCACCTCCAATGGACGGTTCGAAGAAGGCAAGCTCTTCAACACCCGCTGTTTCACGATCGACGTCAGCATCGCCCAGCGGATGGAAAGCCAGTTTCGCGAGAGCGAACGGCATATGCGTAACCTTCTCGAGGCGTTGCCCGCCGCGGTTTATACCACCGACGCGGAGGGCCGCATCACCTTCTACAATCGCGCGGCTGTCGAGTTGTCAGGTCGCACACCTCAGTTGGGTGAAATGTGGTGCGTGACCTGGAAACTGTTCAACACGGACGAAACCCCGCTTCCCCATGACGAGTGCCCGATGGCGGTGGCCTTGAAGGAAAACCGGCCGATTCGCGGTGTCGAGGCGATCGCCGAGCGGCCGGACGGCACCCGTGTCCCCTTTGTTCCGTATCCCACACCGCTGCATGATGGTGACGGCAATTTGGTGGGGGCGATCAATATGCTGGTCGATATCACCGAGCGAAAACAGGCGGAAAACCGGCACAAGACCCTGATTGACGAGCTTAATCATCGGGTCAAGAACACCCTGGCCACGGTGCAATCCCTGGCGGCGCAAACGGCGCGCAACGCCGAGGACGCGAAAGACGGTTACTACCGTTTTGAAGCCAGGCTTCTGGCGTTGTCCCGCGCCCATGATCTTTTGACGAGGCGGCATTGGGGCCATACGCCCCTGGATTCCCTTGCCCAGGAAGTGCTGATGCCGGTATTCGGCCATGAGCCCAGTCGCATCAACGTCCAGGGTGCTTCAGTCGACGTCAGCACCCGGGTCGCGCTCAATCTCACGATGACCCTCAATGAACTGGCAATCAATGCGCTTAAATACGGAGCGATGTCTGTCGAGACGGGCACGCTGTCAGTGACCTGGAAGGTGCAACCTCAACCGGACGGAGCGTTGCTGACCCTGGACTGGCGCGAGCACGGAGGGCCTGCGGTGTCACCGCCAAAACGAGAAGGGCTGGGGTCTCGTCTGATGAAACGCTGCATCGAGCGCGATTTGGGTGGGAAATTTGAGCTCAACTTCGTCCCGCAGGGCATTTTCTGCCGCTTCTCGTTTCTGATCGGCGCGTCCGGGGCATGA
- a CDS encoding pyridoxamine 5'-phosphate oxidase family protein yields the protein MNEASKPPSSPWHEGELTLQRSVGAVDMMASVGQRQLARTWMPDQHREFYAQLPFVVLGTVDRQGDVWATLRTGQPGFMQSPDPQTLRIDLKPQPSDPAQEGMGEGDAIGMLGIELHTRRRNRMNGNVRRQLDDGLEISVSQAYGNCPRYINLRQYRFVEEQAAEPVQLAPTDPLVRRLVTAADSFYIATYVVRDGERQVDASHRGGKPGFVRMDEDGTLTIPDFSGNLFFNTLGNILLNPRAGLVFVDFQSGDLLHMSGSAQVLLDDPQITAFQGAERLMRFTPQRIVYRPAAIPLRWKDQAEGDSPNSLMTGSWEQAAERLQAEAVRSHWRPLRVERVVDESHNIRSFYLQAADGAGLPRFEAGQHLPVRVLLEGQHAPLIRTYSVSSAPSDDFLRISVKRDGSVSSHLHEQIQVAHEIEARAPQGHFTVQPTERRPLVLLAAGVGITPLLSMLREVVYQGQRISRMRPVWLVQSARSVADLAFRDELNELAARAGDKLRILRMVSQPPAEAPAGEGYDATGRIDVGLLKQLLPLDDYDYYLCGPGSFTQALYDGLRKLRIPDDRIHAETFGPSTLVRDAEVSVPATPQTPAASEAVKVLFATSGKEARWEPGSGTLLELAEARGLSPEFSCRGGSCGTCKTRLKRGQVHYLNSPAEPLTEDEVLICCAVPAQGSETLVLEV from the coding sequence ATGAACGAAGCCTCGAAACCACCATCCTCGCCCTGGCATGAAGGTGAGCTGACATTGCAGCGCTCTGTCGGCGCGGTCGACATGATGGCCAGCGTTGGCCAGCGGCAATTGGCCCGCACCTGGATGCCGGATCAGCACCGGGAGTTCTACGCCCAGTTGCCCTTCGTGGTGTTGGGTACCGTGGATCGGCAAGGCGACGTGTGGGCGACCCTGCGCACCGGGCAGCCCGGCTTCATGCAGTCGCCCGACCCGCAAACCTTGCGCATCGATCTCAAGCCACAGCCCAGCGACCCGGCCCAGGAGGGCATGGGCGAGGGGGATGCCATCGGTATGTTGGGTATCGAGTTGCACACCCGTCGACGTAACCGCATGAACGGCAATGTGCGTCGTCAACTGGACGACGGCCTGGAGATTTCAGTCAGTCAGGCCTATGGCAACTGCCCGCGCTACATCAACCTGCGCCAGTATCGCTTTGTCGAAGAGCAGGCCGCCGAGCCTGTTCAGTTGGCCCCGACAGACCCGTTGGTACGTCGCCTGGTCACGGCCGCCGACTCGTTTTATATCGCCACCTATGTGGTTCGCGACGGCGAGCGCCAGGTTGATGCGTCCCATCGTGGCGGTAAGCCGGGGTTTGTGCGCATGGACGAGGACGGGACGCTGACCATTCCGGATTTTTCCGGAAACCTGTTCTTCAACACCCTGGGCAACATCCTGCTGAACCCGCGTGCAGGACTGGTGTTCGTCGATTTCCAGAGCGGCGACCTCCTGCACATGAGCGGTTCGGCGCAAGTGCTGCTGGACGACCCGCAAATCACCGCGTTCCAAGGCGCCGAGCGGCTGATGCGCTTCACGCCGCAGCGTATTGTCTATCGCCCGGCGGCGATTCCCTTGCGCTGGAAAGACCAGGCCGAAGGGGACTCGCCCAATTCATTGATGACCGGCAGTTGGGAACAAGCCGCCGAGCGCTTGCAGGCCGAAGCCGTGCGTAGCCATTGGCGGCCACTGCGGGTCGAACGCGTGGTGGATGAAAGCCACAATATTCGCTCTTTCTATCTGCAAGCGGCTGACGGTGCTGGCTTACCCCGTTTTGAAGCCGGCCAGCATCTGCCTGTGCGGGTCTTGCTGGAAGGACAACACGCACCGTTGATTCGAACCTATAGCGTCTCCAGCGCGCCGTCGGATGACTTCCTGCGCATCAGCGTCAAGCGCGACGGCTCGGTGTCTTCGCACCTGCATGAGCAGATTCAGGTGGCCCACGAGATTGAAGCGCGAGCGCCCCAGGGGCATTTCACCGTCCAGCCCACCGAACGGCGTCCGTTGGTACTCCTGGCCGCCGGCGTCGGCATTACGCCGCTGCTGTCGATGTTGCGCGAGGTGGTTTACCAAGGGCAGCGCATCAGCCGCATGCGCCCGGTCTGGCTGGTGCAAAGCGCGCGCTCGGTGGCTGACCTGGCGTTTCGTGACGAGCTCAATGAGTTGGCGGCCCGCGCCGGTGACAAGCTGCGGATACTGCGCATGGTCAGCCAACCGCCCGCCGAGGCGCCGGCAGGCGAGGGCTACGACGCGACGGGCCGGATTGACGTGGGGTTGCTCAAGCAGTTGCTGCCCCTCGATGACTACGACTACTACTTGTGTGGACCGGGCAGCTTTACCCAGGCGCTGTATGACGGACTGCGTAAATTGCGCATTCCTGATGATCGTATCCACGCCGAGACCTTTGGCCCGTCGACGCTTGTCCGCGACGCCGAAGTCAGCGTGCCAGCGACACCGCAAACGCCGGCGGCGAGCGAAGCAGTGAAGGTCTTGTTCGCCACCTCCGGCAAGGAAGCGCGCTGGGAGCCCGGCAGTGGCACCTTGCTCGAGCTGGCGGAGGCGCGCGGCTTGAGCCCTGAGTTCAGTTGCCGCGGCGGCTCCTGTGGCACCTGTAAAACCCGGTTGAAACGCGGCCAGGTGCATTACCTCAATAGCCCGGCGGAGCCTTTGACCGAAGATGAGGTGCTGATCTGCTGCGCGGTGCCGGCCCAGGGCAGTGAGACGTTGGTGCTGGAGGTTTGA
- a CDS encoding aldo/keto reductase, which translates to MQKNRLGSSQFLISPIGLGTWAIAGTGWEYSWGAQDDNDSLDALEYAIERGVNWIDTAAVYGLGHAEQLVGQLLRRVPASRRPLVFTKGSLVWDPVTKAIAHSLAPQSLLAEVDASLRRLQVEAIDLYQIHWPAFPADASSEGIEMALSALATARDQGKIRAIGVSNFDVAQLKRAQAVTEIVSLQPPYSALMRDIEKDVLPFCEQAGMGVLAYSTLQSGLLSGSMTRERISQLPEDDWRKARSADFQEPRLSANLALVDVMARIGERHGVGAAAVAIAWVLRQPAVTGAIVGARRPAQVDGLIAGSQWRLSAAEIEEIRPFLPAGMGTNVPGAA; encoded by the coding sequence ATGCAAAAGAATCGTCTTGGCTCATCGCAGTTCCTGATTTCGCCGATTGGCCTGGGAACGTGGGCCATTGCCGGCACCGGTTGGGAATACAGTTGGGGCGCGCAGGATGACAACGACAGTCTGGACGCACTGGAATATGCCATCGAACGTGGGGTGAACTGGATCGATACCGCTGCGGTTTATGGCTTGGGCCATGCCGAGCAATTAGTCGGGCAATTGTTGCGGCGGGTGCCGGCCTCGCGACGTCCTTTGGTGTTCACCAAAGGCAGCTTGGTCTGGGATCCGGTCACGAAGGCGATTGCGCACTCGCTGGCGCCCCAATCGTTGCTCGCCGAAGTCGATGCCAGTTTGCGCCGGCTTCAAGTCGAGGCAATCGATCTCTATCAGATCCACTGGCCCGCTTTTCCGGCCGACGCCAGCAGCGAAGGTATCGAAATGGCGCTTTCGGCTTTGGCAACGGCCCGTGACCAGGGAAAAATTCGTGCGATCGGTGTCTCGAATTTCGACGTTGCTCAACTCAAACGAGCCCAGGCGGTCACCGAGATTGTTTCGCTCCAGCCGCCATACTCCGCGTTGATGCGCGATATCGAGAAGGACGTCCTGCCATTCTGCGAGCAGGCCGGGATGGGTGTCCTGGCCTATTCCACGCTTCAATCGGGGCTGCTTTCCGGCAGCATGACCCGCGAGCGCATCTCGCAACTGCCCGAAGACGATTGGCGCAAAGCCCGAAGTGCTGACTTCCAGGAGCCCCGTTTGAGCGCAAACCTGGCATTGGTGGACGTCATGGCACGCATTGGCGAACGGCATGGGGTCGGCGCCGCGGCAGTCGCCATCGCCTGGGTACTTCGCCAGCCGGCTGTGACGGGCGCCATCGTCGGTGCCCGCCGTCCCGCACAAGTGGATGGGCTGATTGCAGGTTCGCAGTGGCGCCTCAGTGCTGCGGAAATCGAGGAGATTCGACCGTTCCTGCCGGCGGGCATGGGAACCAATGTCCCGGGCGCCGCCTGA
- a CDS encoding LysR family transcriptional regulator, translating into MGRHHEMLMFHAISQSPSLASAAQRLNVSGPTVVRAIARLEARLGVQLLSRSTRGVLLTEAGAAFMADCSRILKEVDEAEACAQGLHVQAQGSLTVLLPLLFSRYVMAPLLADYMDLYPEIRVFAQYHDRIANMNEEGLDVAVLVGHLPSSALIARAVGNVRSIVCASPAYLAAHGEPVVPQDLRNHRLIATQANQDRVQWSFQMQGEPSNIRARTRLSCATLQSAIDAATHGAGVTRCVSYPLYDYLNSGRLRRVLQPYEPPSTPVQVVYRERRKAPMRVRSFVDYIVERLREHPAMRPDVC; encoded by the coding sequence ATGGGACGCCACCATGAAATGCTGATGTTCCACGCGATTTCGCAAAGCCCGAGCCTCGCGTCAGCCGCCCAGCGCCTTAACGTATCCGGCCCGACCGTCGTGCGTGCCATTGCTCGGTTGGAGGCCCGACTCGGCGTCCAATTACTGTCGCGAAGCACTCGTGGGGTGCTGCTGACTGAAGCCGGTGCGGCATTCATGGCCGATTGTTCACGTATCCTCAAAGAGGTCGATGAGGCCGAAGCCTGCGCCCAGGGCTTGCATGTCCAGGCGCAGGGCAGTCTGACGGTGCTGTTGCCGTTGCTCTTCAGTCGCTATGTCATGGCTCCGCTGCTGGCCGATTACATGGATCTGTACCCCGAGATAAGGGTGTTCGCGCAGTACCATGATCGTATTGCGAACATGAATGAGGAAGGCTTGGATGTGGCCGTGCTGGTGGGGCATTTGCCCAGTTCTGCATTGATCGCACGAGCTGTCGGCAATGTTCGCTCGATCGTTTGCGCCAGCCCGGCGTATCTGGCTGCTCATGGTGAACCCGTCGTGCCGCAGGATTTGCGCAATCATCGACTGATCGCCACGCAAGCCAATCAGGACAGGGTTCAATGGTCTTTCCAAATGCAGGGCGAGCCAAGCAACATCAGGGCTCGCACGCGACTCAGTTGCGCGACATTACAGTCGGCCATCGATGCCGCGACGCATGGGGCAGGGGTGACGCGTTGTGTGAGCTATCCGTTGTACGATTATTTGAACAGCGGACGATTGCGCAGGGTCTTGCAGCCCTATGAACCGCCCTCGACGCCAGTCCAAGTGGTTTACCGTGAGAGACGTAAAGCTCCAATGCGCGTGCGCAGTTTCGTCGATTACATTGTTGAACGGCTGCGCGAGCATCCGGCCATGAGGCCTGATGTCTGCTAA
- a CDS encoding LysR family transcriptional regulator: MSQHPDLSELDAFAAVARHRSFRKAADERGVSASALSHAMRALETRLGVRLLNRTTRSVTPTEAGQQLLATLAPTLHQVAEALAQLTSMQAVPVGKLRLNVARPAARIVFAQVLAPFVARYPRIQLELITDDGLTDIVNDGFDAGVRFGENLAGDMIAVPVGAPQSFVTVAAPSYLAAKGVAQVPRDLLDHACIARRFPSGKLYAWEYQAEGQPIRLSVTGPLILEDDGLMIQAAKDGAGIAYVYEALARDDIRRGHLREILQDWKAPPSRFFVYYSSRRHVPPALKALIEFIRADDSRI, from the coding sequence ATGAGTCAGCACCCCGACCTCTCTGAACTCGATGCCTTTGCCGCCGTCGCTCGCCATCGCAGCTTTCGCAAGGCCGCCGACGAACGTGGCGTCTCGGCTTCGGCGTTGAGTCACGCGATGCGCGCGCTGGAAACACGCCTGGGCGTCAGGCTACTGAACCGGACCACGCGTAGCGTGACCCCGACCGAGGCCGGCCAGCAGCTTTTGGCAACGCTGGCGCCGACCCTGCACCAGGTTGCCGAGGCCTTGGCGCAATTGACCTCGATGCAGGCAGTGCCCGTCGGCAAACTGCGTCTCAACGTGGCACGTCCGGCGGCACGCATTGTGTTTGCGCAAGTGCTCGCGCCCTTCGTGGCCAGGTATCCACGCATTCAGCTGGAGCTGATCACCGATGATGGCTTGACCGATATCGTCAACGACGGGTTTGACGCGGGAGTCCGCTTTGGGGAAAACCTGGCCGGCGACATGATCGCAGTGCCTGTCGGCGCCCCCCAGTCATTCGTCACCGTTGCCGCACCGAGCTATCTAGCCGCGAAAGGGGTCGCACAAGTACCCCGCGACCTGCTCGATCATGCGTGCATTGCCAGGCGTTTTCCCAGCGGCAAACTGTACGCTTGGGAGTATCAGGCCGAGGGTCAGCCGATACGTTTATCCGTCACCGGCCCGCTCATCCTGGAAGACGATGGGCTGATGATCCAAGCCGCGAAAGATGGCGCTGGAATAGCCTACGTCTACGAGGCACTGGCGCGCGACGACATCCGCCGCGGGCATCTCAGAGAAATACTCCAGGATTGGAAAGCCCCACCGAGCCGCTTCTTTGTGTATTACTCCAGCCGACGCCACGTGCCACCGGCCTTGAAAGCGCTCATCGAATTCATCAGGGCAGACGACTCGCGAATCTGA
- a CDS encoding carboxymuconolactone decarboxylase family protein — MFNNWSELLPTIQKAFGALGKSNPKMVKAYMALGEATSENNVLDAKTRELISIAIAVTTRCDGCIAAHTDSAIKAGASREEVTAALATAISLNAGAAYIYSLRSLEAYDALNRPA; from the coding sequence ATGTTCAATAACTGGTCCGAATTATTGCCCACTATTCAGAAAGCCTTCGGCGCACTGGGCAAGAGCAACCCGAAAATGGTCAAGGCCTACATGGCCCTTGGTGAGGCCACCAGCGAGAACAACGTGCTCGATGCGAAGACGCGCGAGTTGATCTCGATCGCCATCGCTGTCACCACCCGCTGCGACGGTTGCATCGCCGCGCACACGGACTCGGCGATCAAAGCCGGTGCAAGCCGCGAGGAAGTGACCGCAGCCCTGGCCACCGCGATCTCGCTGAATGCGGGGGCTGCGTACATTTACTCGCTGCGTTCGCTTGAAGCCTATGACGCATTGAACAGACCGGCGTGA
- a CDS encoding glutathione S-transferase family protein has protein sequence MSQKAIKLYRHPLSGHAHRVELMLSLLGLPTELIFVDLMKGEHKTPEFLAINRFGQVPVIDDNGTVLTDSNAILVYLAAKYGNGQWLPSDPLAQARVQRWLSVAAGQINSGPANARLITVFGAGYNAEDAINRSHALLKVMESELGQSAFLAADKPTIADVAAYTYVAHAPEGNVALTDYPHVRAWLGSIEALPNFVGMQRTAKGLQHA, from the coding sequence ATGTCTCAGAAAGCGATCAAGCTCTATCGCCATCCGTTGTCTGGTCACGCCCATCGCGTCGAGTTGATGCTCTCGCTGCTCGGCCTGCCGACCGAACTGATATTCGTGGACCTGATGAAGGGTGAGCACAAGACCCCCGAGTTCCTGGCCATCAACCGGTTTGGTCAGGTACCGGTGATCGATGACAACGGCACCGTCCTGACGGACTCCAACGCGATCCTGGTTTACCTCGCGGCAAAGTATGGCAATGGCCAATGGTTGCCGAGTGACCCGCTCGCTCAAGCCAGGGTTCAGCGCTGGCTTTCGGTGGCCGCTGGGCAGATCAACTCGGGCCCCGCCAACGCGCGATTGATCACAGTGTTTGGCGCGGGCTATAACGCCGAGGATGCTATCAATCGTTCCCACGCCTTGCTGAAAGTCATGGAGAGCGAGTTGGGGCAAAGTGCTTTCCTGGCGGCTGACAAACCGACTATCGCCGACGTTGCCGCATACACCTACGTGGCGCACGCCCCGGAGGGCAATGTCGCGTTGACCGACTATCCGCATGTCCGTGCGTGGCTGGGCAGCATTGAAGCGTTGCCGAATTTCGTTGGCATGCAACGGACTGCCAAGGGCTTGCAACACGCTTGA
- a CDS encoding HIT family protein → MSLHGQYDSQNIFALILRGEAPCYKIYEDADVMAFLDIFPQSRGHVLVIPKASQARNILDVEPATLGAMMSAVQRLTRVIVDELEPDGVQVAQFNGAVAGQTVYHIHVHIIPRWEGEAPGEHGRGKADPEALKVLQARLVERIKRS, encoded by the coding sequence ATGAGCCTCCACGGCCAGTACGATTCGCAGAACATTTTTGCGCTGATCCTTCGGGGCGAAGCGCCGTGCTACAAGATTTATGAAGACGCCGACGTCATGGCCTTCCTGGATATTTTTCCTCAATCCCGCGGTCACGTCCTGGTGATCCCCAAAGCCTCCCAGGCCCGCAATATTCTGGATGTCGAACCCGCTACGCTCGGGGCGATGATGTCGGCCGTGCAGCGGCTCACTCGCGTCATCGTGGATGAATTGGAGCCGGACGGCGTGCAGGTCGCGCAATTCAATGGCGCTGTGGCCGGGCAAACGGTCTACCACATTCATGTGCACATCATCCCGCGCTGGGAGGGTGAAGCACCTGGGGAGCATGGAAGAGGAAAGGCCGACCCTGAGGCGCTCAAAGTTCTGCAGGCGCGTTTGGTAGAGCGCATCAAGCGCTCTTGA
- a CDS encoding response regulator yields MLVVEDEGAIAMMIEEMLDEFGCEVVASVARLVTALEIASSAEIDLAILDVNLAGERVFPVAEILRDRGIPMVFSTGYGASGLPSDFAQHLVLHKPFSQSALQQKVALALRR; encoded by the coding sequence GTGCTCGTGGTCGAGGACGAAGGCGCGATTGCCATGATGATCGAGGAAATGCTCGATGAGTTCGGGTGTGAAGTAGTGGCGTCAGTGGCCCGGCTCGTCACGGCCCTTGAAATAGCCAGCTCGGCGGAAATTGACCTGGCGATCCTGGACGTTAACCTGGCGGGCGAGCGTGTTTTCCCGGTTGCCGAAATTCTCCGCGATCGCGGCATCCCAATGGTATTCAGCACCGGATACGGCGCCAGCGGGCTGCCGAGCGATTTCGCCCAGCACCTGGTCCTGCACAAGCCGTTTTCGCAAAGTGCCTTGCAGCAAAAAGTCGCGCTTGCACTGAGGCGCTGA
- a CDS encoding AraC family transcriptional regulator, translating into MNAIDKLISLANVRGSLDLRCQFQGDWAVDHEQQALGKAPYHIVLAGECRVEFPDGQRLPMRAGDILLLPRGARHLMHSPGKTVAPTTPDIVPGSMLPIHHIGGASPELDMLCGGFHFNRASLLFASLPEYLVIPSGALPANGPLPALVEVIRGEADGDKVGARFLLDALSQALFTLILRAHLANHGQDSGSLALLGDKRLGRAWQAMLADPAHEWTIQGLAETANMSRASFMRAFVQVAGVSPWVLLTQVRMELAFGLLSHSHLGLSDIAVQVGYQSQAAFSKKFKDIYGQAPGRVRRAI; encoded by the coding sequence ATGAATGCGATCGATAAACTCATCAGTCTGGCCAATGTGCGCGGCAGCCTGGATCTGCGTTGTCAGTTCCAGGGCGATTGGGCTGTGGATCATGAGCAGCAAGCGCTGGGCAAAGCGCCCTATCACATCGTGTTGGCAGGAGAATGCCGGGTAGAGTTTCCCGACGGGCAGCGTTTACCCATGCGTGCAGGCGACATTCTGCTGCTGCCTCGTGGGGCCCGGCACCTCATGCACAGCCCTGGAAAGACAGTAGCGCCAACCACCCCAGACATCGTCCCGGGGAGCATGCTGCCGATACATCACATCGGTGGCGCCAGCCCGGAGCTGGACATGCTCTGTGGTGGCTTTCACTTCAACCGCGCCTCCCTGCTGTTTGCGTCCCTGCCCGAATACCTGGTGATTCCCAGCGGCGCCTTGCCGGCCAATGGGCCACTACCAGCGTTGGTCGAGGTCATTCGAGGGGAAGCGGACGGGGATAAGGTCGGCGCTCGGTTTTTGCTCGACGCGCTTTCCCAGGCGTTGTTCACCCTGATTCTGCGCGCGCACCTGGCAAACCATGGCCAGGACAGCGGCTCGTTGGCCCTGCTGGGCGATAAACGTTTGGGCCGGGCCTGGCAGGCGATGCTGGCGGACCCTGCGCACGAGTGGACGATTCAAGGCCTGGCCGAGACCGCGAACATGTCCCGCGCATCCTTCATGCGGGCATTCGTTCAAGTGGCCGGGGTATCACCGTGGGTATTGCTGACGCAAGTACGCATGGAGCTGGCGTTCGGTCTGCTGAGCCATTCACATCTCGGCTTGAGCGACATCGCAGTGCAGGTGGGTTACCAATCCCAGGCGGCGTTCAGCAAGAAATTCAAGGATATCTATGGCCAAGCACCCGGAAGAGTGCGGCGCGCAATTTGA